The following are from one region of the Halodesulfurarchaeum sp. HSR-GB genome:
- the cbiB gene encoding adenosylcobinamide-phosphate synthase CbiB, with amino-acid sequence MPPIATLAVGVALLLDAVVGEPPESMHPVAWLGRAIGWLDRPTEHPRLVGLLFALWLPLVAALATALPIWLLDGHWLAGILAGVLLFTTVSLDMLCDLTTTVIEATETDLDHARESIIGLVGRDTETLGPKALRSGAVESLAENLADGLLAPLLAFALGSLVSLPVAVGAAAWVKAVNTLDSMVGYRDRRVGTASARLDDLVEWVPARLSAVLIALAAGQPGALQTARAWARDPPSPNSGWPMATLAAVLDVRLCKPETYDLNPAAELPSLGRARQSVRIVRRAGLLAFALAGVIAWF; translated from the coding sequence ATGCCCCCGATAGCGACCCTGGCGGTCGGCGTGGCACTTCTCCTCGACGCCGTCGTGGGCGAGCCACCCGAGTCGATGCACCCAGTCGCGTGGCTGGGCCGGGCGATCGGCTGGCTCGACCGACCGACCGAGCACCCACGCCTCGTCGGATTGCTGTTCGCGCTCTGGCTCCCGCTCGTCGCGGCACTCGCCACAGCCCTCCCGATTTGGCTGCTCGACGGCCACTGGCTCGCGGGGATTCTCGCGGGCGTCCTTCTGTTTACCACCGTCAGCCTCGATATGCTCTGTGACCTCACGACGACCGTGATCGAAGCGACCGAGACCGACCTCGACCACGCCCGGGAGAGTATCATCGGGCTCGTGGGCCGGGACACCGAGACGCTCGGCCCAAAGGCGTTGCGCAGCGGCGCGGTCGAGAGCCTCGCGGAGAACCTCGCTGACGGGCTACTTGCCCCACTCCTGGCCTTCGCGCTGGGGAGTCTCGTCTCGCTGCCGGTGGCCGTGGGCGCGGCCGCCTGGGTCAAGGCGGTGAACACCCTCGACTCGATGGTGGGCTACCGTGATCGACGGGTCGGTACCGCGAGCGCTCGCCTGGACGACCTCGTCGAGTGGGTACCGGCCCGACTGAGCGCCGTGCTCATCGCGCTCGCGGCCGGGCAGCCGGGAGCGCTCCAAACAGCCAGGGCCTGGGCGCGTGATCCTCCCTCCCCGAACTCGGGCTGGCCGATGGCGACCCTGGCGGCCGTCCTCGACGTCCGGCTCTGTAAGCCCGAGACCTACGATCTCAACCCCGCGGCCGAGCTGCCGTCGCTCGGTCGGGCCAGACAAAGCGTTCGAATCGTCCGGCGGGCCGGCCTGCTCGCCTTCGCGCTGGCGGGGGTGATCGCATGGTTCTGA
- a CDS encoding adenosylcobinamide amidohydrolase has product MFETTIRDGVLQAKSPGARWLLTGWSGGYTNSDAVYNVSVPEGWERTDLDTYVEERRQAAGFETAGPGLLTGVELQHAAGAARNGVRAVATVGLSNPASLPLHPDGSEPAGLIDTAPEPGTINLLVGTDRALEDGTLATLLAAVVEAKTATVQAHTGFTGTTSDAVAVATDPAGDPSAFAGSATAVGDAARSAVRRAITDSLASRMAESPPPETVEAADAGIVTSQDAAPFDP; this is encoded by the coding sequence ATGTTTGAGACGACGATCCGAGATGGCGTCCTCCAGGCGAAATCGCCTGGTGCTCGCTGGCTGCTCACGGGCTGGAGCGGGGGGTACACCAACAGCGACGCCGTCTACAACGTCTCCGTTCCGGAGGGCTGGGAGCGGACGGACCTAGATACCTACGTCGAAGAGCGTCGCCAGGCCGCCGGCTTCGAGACGGCCGGCCCGGGGCTGCTGACTGGCGTCGAGTTGCAACACGCTGCCGGGGCCGCACGGAACGGCGTGCGGGCGGTCGCAACGGTCGGACTCTCGAATCCCGCGTCGCTCCCGCTGCACCCGGACGGCAGCGAGCCAGCCGGGCTGATAGACACCGCTCCGGAACCGGGGACGATCAACCTCCTGGTCGGCACCGATCGAGCGCTCGAGGACGGCACACTGGCGACCTTGCTGGCCGCGGTGGTCGAGGCCAAGACCGCGACGGTCCAGGCCCACACGGGCTTCACCGGGACGACGTCGGACGCGGTGGCTGTCGCCACCGACCCCGCGGGGGACCCAAGCGCGTTCGCCGGCAGCGCGACCGCCGTCGGTGATGCGGCCCGCTCGGCGGTTCGCCGGGCGATCACGGACAGTCTCGCCTCGCGGATGGCCGAGTCCCCACCTCCGGAGACCGTCGAGGCGGCCGATGCAGGGATCGTCACCAGCCAGGACGCGGCGCCATTCGACCCATGA
- a CDS encoding corrinoid protein: MTDEDSADDLDPIIEDIQQAIIDLEEDKTAELTQEAIDKDLNPLVILQEGLTEGVRTVGDKFGRGEVFLPELAMSADCMKAGVELVEPLLDEMDLGDEDTAGKVVIGTVDEDIHNIGKNILITMLKANGFDVIDLGVEIPNEDFVEAVREEDPDILGMSALMTMTMDHQEEVVELLEEEGLRDDVKVMVGGAPTSEEWRDEIGADGYADNADAAVQEAIALLAE; encoded by the coding sequence ATGACAGACGAGGACTCAGCCGACGATCTCGACCCCATCATCGAGGACATCCAGCAGGCGATCATCGACCTCGAGGAGGACAAGACGGCAGAACTCACTCAGGAGGCCATCGACAAGGACCTCAATCCACTCGTCATCCTCCAGGAGGGCCTGACCGAGGGCGTTCGGACCGTCGGTGACAAGTTCGGCCGCGGGGAAGTCTTCCTGCCCGAACTCGCCATGTCCGCGGACTGCATGAAAGCCGGCGTCGAACTCGTCGAGCCGCTGCTGGACGAGATGGACCTTGGCGACGAGGACACGGCCGGCAAGGTCGTCATCGGAACCGTCGACGAGGACATCCACAACATCGGGAAGAACATTCTGATCACGATGCTGAAGGCAAACGGGTTCGACGTCATCGACCTGGGCGTCGAGATCCCGAACGAGGACTTCGTCGAGGCCGTCCGGGAGGAGGACCCGGACATTCTGGGCATGTCCGCGCTGATGACGATGACCATGGACCACCAGGAAGAGGTCGTCGAACTGCTCGAAGAGGAGGGCCTTCGCGACGACGTGAAGGTAATGGTCGGCGGGGCGCCGACCTCCGAGGAGTGGCGGGACGAGATCGGCGCTGACGGCTATGCGGACAACGCCGACGCGGCCGTTCAGGAAGCGATTGCGCTGCTCGCGGAATAG
- a CDS encoding PGF-CTERM-anchored ABC transporter substrate-binding protein, translating into MHVPRGLFAVGLTALLLTAGVAGGLGGVAAQSGSDCSYPLTVTDSTDTEITIEEEPETVVTLAPSAAQTMYEIGAQEKVIGISDRATYLDWDEEKEIVSGEEGFVNTERVIAQDPDIVLAPDIISEEKVEQLRQDEDLTVYHFGASETMDDVVEKTRLIGQLTGECEGADAKATEMEQTLDTVAEAVDGEDSPRVLYAFAGYTSGEGTFIDEILTTAGATNVASEAGISGFQMVSDEVVANQSPEWIVVNDEAPGIPDKEAYNETPAVQNDQIVTVNAHSISQAAPRTVDVVEHIASELHPEAYESAQATTTEDTQNEDTTAVTTETEAPGFGPIVALLALGGAAFLRRE; encoded by the coding sequence ATGCACGTTCCACGTGGATTGTTCGCCGTCGGACTGACGGCCCTGCTCCTGACCGCCGGCGTCGCCGGCGGACTGGGGGGTGTGGCCGCCCAGAGTGGCAGTGACTGTTCGTACCCGCTCACCGTGACCGACTCGACCGACACCGAGATCACGATCGAGGAGGAACCCGAGACGGTCGTGACCCTCGCGCCGAGCGCCGCCCAGACGATGTACGAGATCGGCGCTCAGGAGAAGGTCATCGGCATCTCCGACCGGGCCACCTACCTCGACTGGGACGAGGAAAAGGAGATCGTCTCCGGTGAGGAGGGCTTCGTGAACACCGAGCGGGTCATCGCCCAGGACCCCGACATCGTACTTGCACCGGACATCATCAGCGAGGAGAAAGTCGAACAACTGCGGCAGGATGAGGACCTCACGGTCTATCACTTCGGCGCTTCCGAGACCATGGACGACGTGGTCGAGAAGACCCGCCTGATCGGTCAGTTGACCGGCGAGTGTGAGGGTGCGGACGCGAAGGCCACGGAGATGGAACAGACCCTCGATACCGTCGCCGAGGCCGTCGACGGCGAGGACTCGCCCCGCGTGCTCTACGCGTTCGCCGGCTACACCTCCGGCGAGGGCACGTTCATCGACGAGATCCTCACCACCGCCGGGGCCACGAACGTGGCCAGCGAGGCCGGGATTTCGGGCTTCCAGATGGTGAGCGACGAGGTCGTCGCCAACCAGAGCCCCGAGTGGATCGTCGTCAACGACGAGGCCCCGGGCATCCCGGACAAGGAAGCCTACAACGAGACCCCGGCCGTGCAGAACGACCAGATCGTCACCGTGAACGCCCACTCCATCAGTCAGGCCGCGCCGCGGACCGTCGACGTGGTCGAACACATCGCGAGTGAACTCCACCCCGAAGCCTACGAGTCCGCCCAGGCGACCACGACTGAAGACACACAGAACGAGGATACCACGGCCGTGACCACCGAGACCGAAGCGCCCGGGTTCGGCCCGATCGTCGCGCTGCTCGCACTCGGCGGGGCCGCGTTCCTGCGCCGGGAGTGA
- a CDS encoding molybdopterin-binding protein — MDVAIITVGDELLAGETENTNASWLARKLTERGGRVVEILTIGDDRELIAERVATRAARHDRVIVTGGLGGTPDDLTMAAVADALDRDLVVDPEARAAARESSEAFVAAHPDLAAKYDLGLDVDRVAETVAGGQPIENPKGLARGCTVENVYVLPGVPSELKATFEQIAADFGGDVVMETRYTDAPEGVLAEHLQELEAQFAVRAGSYPGELADRNRVRVTGESEHEVQTALDWLAERVTLASTPDAVE, encoded by the coding sequence ATGGACGTGGCGATCATCACGGTCGGGGACGAACTCCTGGCCGGCGAGACCGAGAACACGAACGCGAGTTGGCTCGCCCGGAAGCTCACCGAGCGGGGCGGCCGCGTCGTCGAGATCCTCACGATCGGTGACGACCGCGAACTCATCGCCGAGCGGGTCGCCACCCGGGCCGCCCGCCACGACCGGGTCATCGTCACCGGCGGCCTGGGCGGGACCCCGGACGATCTGACCATGGCGGCGGTTGCGGATGCGCTGGATCGGGACCTGGTGGTCGATCCCGAGGCACGGGCGGCAGCCAGGGAGTCCTCCGAAGCCTTCGTCGCGGCCCACCCCGACCTCGCAGCGAAGTACGACCTGGGACTGGACGTCGACCGGGTGGCCGAGACCGTCGCGGGTGGCCAACCGATCGAGAACCCCAAAGGGCTCGCCAGGGGGTGTACAGTGGAAAACGTCTATGTCCTGCCCGGCGTACCGAGCGAGCTCAAAGCCACCTTCGAGCAGATCGCCGCGGACTTCGGCGGCGACGTGGTGATGGAAACCCGCTATACGGACGCTCCCGAGGGGGTCCTCGCGGAGCATCTTCAGGAGCTCGAAGCCCAATTTGCCGTCCGGGCCGGGAGCTACCCCGGCGAGTTAGCCGACCGAAACCGGGTGCGCGTGACCGGCGAGAGCGAACACGAGGTCCAGACGGCCCTGGACTGGCTCGCAGAACGGGTCACCCTCGCCAGCACTCCCGACGCCGTCGAGTGA
- the cobS gene encoding adenosylcobinamide-GDP ribazoletransferase: MVLSALRGAVGFLTTLPVGQTAANWEAFADRPAAMIGVGYILGALVALLLFLPLPETIVGFAFVLGYGVFGGINHADGLLDVADGVATHGDPAEARAAMKDSAIGVGAVLALGLLLLGLFAVGQTLAGTGLVGLVIAAEVGAKLGMVEVLIRGTPSHEGLGSALAGNVDRWTGPLAMAGALPAILLTVGHPAAAVAVIVGGTTGILGERWARSRLGGINGDVLGATNEVGRLAALLAGVIVWTLW, translated from the coding sequence ATGGTTCTGAGCGCACTCCGGGGCGCAGTCGGCTTCCTGACGACCCTCCCGGTCGGCCAGACCGCCGCTAACTGGGAGGCCTTCGCCGACCGCCCAGCCGCGATGATCGGCGTGGGCTATATTCTGGGCGCGCTCGTGGCGCTGCTACTGTTCCTCCCGCTGCCCGAGACGATCGTGGGCTTTGCCTTTGTCCTTGGCTACGGGGTCTTCGGCGGCATCAACCACGCCGACGGCCTGCTCGACGTGGCCGATGGCGTGGCAACCCACGGCGACCCGGCCGAGGCCAGGGCCGCGATGAAGGACAGCGCGATCGGCGTCGGGGCCGTCCTGGCGCTGGGCTTGCTACTCCTGGGCCTGTTCGCCGTCGGCCAGACCCTCGCTGGCACCGGCCTCGTTGGCCTGGTGATCGCGGCCGAGGTCGGCGCGAAACTCGGCATGGTCGAAGTCCTGATTCGTGGCACCCCCTCACACGAAGGCCTCGGCTCGGCACTCGCTGGGAACGTCGACCGATGGACCGGTCCCCTCGCCATGGCCGGGGCGCTGCCCGCGATCCTGTTGACAGTGGGCCACCCCGCCGCTGCAGTCGCAGTAATTGTCGGGGGCACGACCGGCATCCTGGGCGAGCGGTGGGCTCGGTCCCGGCTAGGTGGAATCAACGGCGACGTGCTCGGCGCGACGAACGAAGTCGGACGGCTGGCCGCGCTGCTCGCGGGGGTGATCGTGTGGACGCTCTGGTGA
- a CDS encoding pyridoxal phosphate-dependent class II aminotransferase, with amino-acid sequence MDRDSVPSVERVPHGSEPEAAGIDFSANVNPETPPGIEAAFQGSFADSKAYPDDTAPAYRRAAADYVDVDPGQVIPTPGGLAAIRLALSVTVSPGDSVLVPYPSFGEYAREVRLQGATPEFVPHDTLLDADPSGHALAIVCNPNNPTGEAADPDRLREFVAESRATDTPVLVDEAFLGFTDQPTLSGTPGVIVARSLTKLFGLPGLRAGFAVATGSLRDRLERARLTWNLGVPAMQVGTQAMRATEFIERTRKRVRQERSQLVATLDDRYEIAPSDAPFLLLAVDGSVSDLLAKARERGIILRDARTFRGLDSHVRAAIRLPSENRRLEEVLLNV; translated from the coding sequence ATGGACCGCGATAGTGTCCCGAGCGTGGAGCGTGTGCCCCACGGCAGCGAACCTGAGGCAGCGGGCATCGATTTCAGCGCCAACGTGAACCCGGAGACGCCGCCCGGAATCGAGGCCGCGTTTCAGGGCAGTTTCGCGGATTCGAAGGCCTATCCGGACGATACCGCCCCAGCCTACCGGCGGGCCGCCGCTGACTACGTCGACGTGGATCCGGGCCAGGTGATCCCGACACCGGGCGGCCTGGCCGCGATTCGGCTCGCGCTCTCGGTCACGGTCTCGCCCGGGGACTCGGTGCTCGTCCCGTACCCCAGTTTCGGCGAGTACGCCCGCGAGGTGCGACTCCAGGGAGCCACACCGGAATTCGTTCCCCACGATACGTTGCTCGATGCCGATCCGAGCGGGCACGCCCTGGCGATCGTCTGCAACCCGAACAACCCGACCGGCGAGGCCGCCGACCCAGATCGACTCCGGGAGTTCGTGGCCGAAAGCCGGGCCACGGACACGCCCGTGCTCGTGGACGAGGCGTTCCTGGGCTTCACCGACCAGCCCACGCTCTCGGGGACTCCCGGTGTGATCGTCGCCCGCTCGTTGACCAAGCTCTTCGGGCTGCCGGGACTCAGGGCTGGCTTCGCCGTGGCGACGGGTTCGCTTCGGGACCGACTCGAACGGGCGCGACTGACCTGGAACCTCGGCGTCCCGGCGATGCAGGTCGGGACCCAGGCCATGCGGGCCACCGAGTTCATCGAACGGACCCGCAAGCGAGTGCGACAGGAGCGATCGCAGCTCGTCGCCACCCTGGACGACCGCTACGAGATCGCGCCCTCCGACGCCCCGTTCCTCCTGCTTGCGGTCGATGGCTCGGTGTCCGACCTCCTCGCGAAAGCCCGCGAGCGCGGGATCATTCTCCGGGACGCCCGAACCTTCCGCGGCCTGGATTCACACGTTAGAGCGGCGATCCGACTTCCCAGCGAGAACCGGCGGCTGGAGGAGGTGCTCCTGAATGTTTGA
- a CDS encoding NTP transferase domain-containing protein produces the protein MCGGLGTRLDFDGEKACFEIGGVPMIDRVIEALAASRIEQVFAVVSPDTPRTAAHVDVPVIEGPGEGYVADLERALDRVDTPVLTVGADLPLLAGDAIDWVLDGYDAGSAMVAVPVELKRSLGVSIDATIEAAGQKVAPTGVNVVGPPEPEQTLMTTDTRFAVNVNRLRDAWVATVLDDRRDDGPR, from the coding sequence ATGTGTGGCGGCCTGGGAACACGGCTCGACTTCGACGGGGAGAAGGCGTGTTTCGAGATCGGGGGCGTGCCCATGATCGATCGGGTCATCGAGGCGCTTGCAGCCAGCCGAATCGAGCAGGTGTTCGCCGTGGTCTCGCCGGACACGCCCCGGACGGCCGCCCACGTCGACGTCCCCGTGATCGAGGGGCCTGGCGAGGGCTACGTCGCCGACCTGGAACGGGCCCTCGACCGGGTCGACACGCCAGTGCTGACCGTGGGCGCGGACCTCCCGCTGCTCGCCGGCGACGCGATCGACTGGGTCCTCGACGGGTACGACGCCGGCTCGGCCATGGTCGCGGTCCCGGTCGAGTTGAAACGCTCCCTCGGCGTGTCGATCGACGCCACGATCGAGGCCGCGGGCCAAAAAGTGGCCCCGACCGGGGTCAACGTGGTTGGCCCACCGGAACCCGAACAGACACTCATGACGACAGACACCCGATTCGCCGTGAACGTGAACCGACTGCGAGACGCCTGGGTCGCGACGGTCCTCGACGACCGGAGGGACGATGGACCGCGATAG
- a CDS encoding BCCT family transporter, with product MSTGNKGAIGTFFDELDPVVYSIGLGVSLLAIVALVLSPDASRNFINNAFSWMTSSLGWAYLLVGFFLVVFGLFLLLGPWGNIRIGKPDEDPEHSFKSYFAMLYSAGIAAGIVFWGPAEAVSHYTLYAPPANSPLAGTAEAGTPAAAVDAVSYTFFHWGISAWSFYVLLALPIAFFAYRYGAPLRVSTVLAPFLGTDNLDGWLPKVIDITGVFATIGGIATSLGFVGGQFLGGLNYIFGIQTTDMLTILMVTGLTVAFTLSAALGVEKGIKRVSNFNMVVFFFLMAVAFIFGPTAYILDLGADAVGQYVNNFIAVSTFTNSAGLSPAGFPAAWTVFYWAWWFAWAPFVGLFIARISRGRTVRQMVGTGVIASTGVTIPWFAALGGSSIWMENNGVAPIVETYNNIGYDGLGYPLFEAMLPGALGVFLMLAFLLLVTTFFVTSADSSTLALGMLTTGGKEKPSTINRTIWGVTMGLLAALLLVFGGGNALQTASVLTGGPFAIVLLLAVWATIRTFRHVKPVFLTQKEIDQRGSQIDPSDGIGTDDD from the coding sequence ATGAGTACAGGAAACAAGGGTGCAATCGGTACGTTCTTCGACGAACTCGACCCGGTGGTGTACAGCATCGGCCTCGGAGTATCCCTCCTGGCGATTGTCGCGTTAGTGCTTTCGCCGGATGCTTCGAGAAACTTCATCAACAACGCGTTTAGCTGGATGACCTCGTCCCTAGGATGGGCCTACCTGCTGGTTGGCTTCTTCCTGGTGGTCTTCGGGCTCTTCTTGCTCTTGGGCCCGTGGGGCAATATTCGGATCGGCAAGCCCGACGAGGACCCGGAACACTCCTTCAAGTCCTACTTCGCGATGCTCTACTCGGCGGGCATCGCGGCGGGGATCGTGTTCTGGGGGCCCGCGGAGGCCGTCTCCCACTACACGCTCTACGCGCCGCCGGCGAACAGCCCGCTCGCTGGTACTGCAGAAGCCGGCACGCCTGCAGCCGCCGTAGACGCGGTGTCGTACACGTTCTTCCACTGGGGGATCTCCGCGTGGTCCTTCTACGTGCTGCTGGCGCTGCCGATCGCCTTCTTCGCCTACCGATACGGCGCACCGCTCCGCGTTTCGACGGTGCTCGCGCCGTTCCTCGGCACTGACAACCTCGACGGCTGGCTGCCGAAAGTCATCGACATCACGGGCGTGTTCGCCACCATCGGTGGCATCGCGACCTCGCTCGGGTTCGTCGGTGGCCAGTTCCTGGGTGGCCTGAACTACATCTTCGGCATCCAGACGACGGACATGCTCACCATACTGATGGTTACGGGCCTGACCGTGGCCTTCACCCTCTCCGCTGCGTTAGGGGTCGAAAAGGGCATCAAGCGGGTCTCGAACTTCAACATGGTGGTGTTCTTCTTCCTGATGGCGGTGGCCTTCATCTTCGGCCCGACCGCGTACATCCTCGATCTGGGTGCCGACGCAGTCGGTCAGTACGTCAACAACTTCATCGCAGTTAGTACGTTCACGAACTCCGCGGGCCTCAGTCCGGCCGGGTTCCCGGCTGCCTGGACCGTGTTCTACTGGGCCTGGTGGTTCGCGTGGGCCCCGTTCGTCGGCCTGTTCATCGCCCGCATTTCGCGTGGTCGGACGGTCCGACAGATGGTCGGTACTGGCGTGATCGCCTCCACGGGCGTGACGATCCCGTGGTTCGCCGCGCTCGGCGGCTCCTCCATCTGGATGGAGAACAACGGCGTGGCCCCGATCGTCGAGACCTACAACAACATCGGGTACGACGGACTGGGATACCCGCTGTTCGAAGCGATGCTTCCAGGGGCGCTGGGCGTGTTCCTCATGCTCGCGTTCCTGCTGCTCGTGACGACGTTCTTCGTCACCTCGGCTGACTCCTCCACGCTCGCGCTGGGCATGCTCACCACGGGCGGGAAGGAGAAGCCGTCGACCATCAACCGCACCATCTGGGGTGTGACGATGGGACTGCTCGCCGCGCTGCTCCTGGTCTTCGGTGGGGGGAACGCGTTGCAGACCGCCTCCGTGCTCACCGGCGGGCCGTTCGCGATCGTCCTCCTGCTTGCGGTCTGGGCGACGATCCGGACCTTCCGTCACGTCAAGCCGGTCTTCCTCACGCAAAAGGAAATCGACCAGCGCGGGTCCCAGATCGACCCGAGTGACGGCATCGGCACGGACGACGACTAA
- the folP gene encoding dihydropteroate synthase codes for MDYSEAANYLLGLRRFRTQLGTEDIARFLETAGNPQAGTDFVQIAGSNGKGSTARMLASVLREAGLDVGLYTSPDLGDVRERVQVNGRKIPKSAITEFVSTFRERLDSGAARSEPLTHFEALTALAIWYFGERDVDVAILEVGIGGQYDATSVVSPIASAVTNVSLEHTDVLGSTREEIARDKVHVAPEDGPLVTAADSVFDTLREHTDLTTVGWADTDVVVESLGRDGYEAQEITVRGEGLDLTARIPHLGRHQAENAGVAVALARQVTDVDPDTIARGLRKAAWPGRFEVMEQDPLVLLDGAHNPGASEQLGSVLTDLAYEDLYLVFGAMHDKDLGAMIEALPRPTQVFTCRPDKKRAEDERVLAKAWEAAGVDAVEAVGSVLGGVNRAINQAGPEDAVVIAGSLYTVAEARQRWARTVIPVDAKFASEADGTEPLAALDRAERPIEAADRRFGTVRTRLPRDGARTVQAEMLRAGGECEISALIEEARFVDVILSGTRTQFRTLFDALEDRDCCPTLPADIEAALGPTPTDFPGLDPAHQPALMGILNITPDSFHDGGEYNAVPQAIERAEKLIEDGADIIDVGGESTRPGADPVEIQAEIDRIVPVIEALQDLDAMISVDTRKAEVATAAIEAGADIINDQDGLEDPALRAVVAEHDVPVILMHSINTPVQPDADVPYDDVVTDVIAELKERVLLARRAGIDRDQIVLDPGIGFGKTAAENFELLDRLHELTGLGLPVLFAHSHKSLFADIGYADGDRLLPTVVASAMAAERGAAALRVHDVAENLAAVKTAGATDRTE; via the coding sequence ATGGATTACAGCGAGGCGGCGAACTACCTCCTCGGTCTTCGCCGGTTTCGGACCCAACTCGGTACCGAAGACATCGCCCGGTTTCTGGAGACGGCCGGTAACCCACAGGCTGGCACGGACTTCGTCCAGATCGCCGGCTCGAACGGCAAGGGCAGCACGGCCCGGATGCTCGCCTCGGTTCTCCGAGAGGCGGGCCTTGACGTGGGACTCTACACCTCGCCGGACCTGGGGGACGTTCGCGAGCGGGTGCAGGTCAACGGCCGGAAGATCCCCAAGTCGGCGATCACCGAATTCGTCTCGACGTTCCGCGAGCGCCTGGACAGCGGGGCCGCCCGCTCGGAACCGCTGACTCACTTCGAGGCCCTCACTGCCCTGGCGATCTGGTACTTCGGGGAGCGTGACGTGGACGTCGCCATCCTCGAGGTCGGGATCGGCGGGCAGTACGACGCGACGAGCGTCGTCTCGCCGATCGCGAGTGCGGTGACCAACGTCTCGCTCGAACACACCGACGTGCTCGGTTCGACTCGCGAGGAAATCGCCCGGGACAAAGTTCACGTCGCCCCCGAGGACGGCCCGCTGGTCACGGCCGCGGATTCGGTCTTCGACACCCTCCGGGAGCATACCGATCTCACCACGGTCGGCTGGGCGGACACGGACGTCGTCGTGGAGTCCCTCGGTCGGGACGGCTACGAGGCCCAGGAGATCACCGTCCGCGGCGAGGGCCTCGATCTCACGGCTCGAATTCCACACCTCGGTCGCCACCAGGCCGAGAACGCTGGCGTGGCGGTCGCGCTGGCGAGACAGGTCACCGACGTCGATCCCGACACGATCGCCAGAGGGCTCAGAAAGGCGGCGTGGCCGGGCCGATTCGAGGTGATGGAGCAGGACCCGCTCGTCCTCCTGGACGGCGCGCACAACCCTGGCGCGAGCGAGCAACTCGGGTCGGTGCTCACGGACCTGGCCTACGAGGACCTCTATCTGGTCTTCGGGGCGATGCACGACAAGGACCTCGGGGCCATGATCGAGGCCCTGCCCCGCCCCACACAGGTCTTTACCTGTCGCCCGGATAAGAAGCGAGCCGAGGACGAGCGCGTGCTGGCGAAGGCCTGGGAGGCAGCCGGCGTTGATGCCGTCGAGGCGGTCGGCTCCGTTCTGGGGGGTGTCAATCGGGCCATCAACCAGGCCGGTCCCGAGGACGCCGTGGTGATCGCGGGCTCGCTCTACACCGTCGCCGAGGCCCGGCAGCGCTGGGCCCGGACCGTGATCCCGGTCGACGCCAAATTCGCGAGTGAGGCCGACGGGACCGAACCGCTCGCGGCACTCGACCGCGCGGAACGACCGATCGAGGCGGCCGATCGCCGCTTCGGGACGGTTCGAACACGGCTCCCACGGGATGGGGCCCGAACGGTCCAGGCAGAGATGTTGCGGGCGGGCGGGGAGTGTGAGATCTCGGCGCTCATCGAGGAGGCCCGCTTCGTCGATGTCATCCTCTCGGGCACTCGAACCCAGTTCCGGACGCTCTTCGATGCCCTCGAAGACCGGGACTGTTGTCCCACCCTCCCTGCGGACATCGAAGCCGCACTCGGTCCCACGCCGACCGATTTCCCGGGGCTCGACCCAGCCCACCAGCCCGCCCTGATGGGCATCCTGAACATCACGCCGGACTCCTTCCACGACGGCGGGGAGTACAACGCCGTCCCGCAGGCCATCGAGCGGGCCGAGAAGCTAATCGAGGACGGTGCCGACATCATCGACGTCGGCGGGGAGAGTACCCGGCCCGGCGCGGATCCCGTCGAGATTCAGGCGGAGATCGATCGGATCGTCCCGGTCATCGAAGCCTTGCAGGACCTGGACGCGATGATTTCGGTGGACACACGGAAGGCCGAGGTCGCGACGGCGGCCATCGAGGCCGGTGCGGACATCATCAACGACCAGGACGGCCTGGAAGACCCGGCGCTGCGGGCCGTCGTCGCCGAACACGACGTGCCGGTGATCCTGATGCACAGCATCAACACGCCGGTCCAGCCCGACGCCGACGTGCCCTACGACGACGTGGTCACGGACGTCATCGCCGAACTCAAAGAGCGGGTGCTCCTGGCTCGCCGGGCGGGTATCGATCGGGATCAGATCGTCCTCGACCCCGGCATCGGCTTCGGCAAGACCGCAGCCGAGAACTTCGAACTGCTGGATCGGCTCCACGAGCTGACGGGGTTGGGACTGCCCGTGCTCTTTGCCCACTCACACAAGTCCCTCTTCGCGGACATCGGCTATGCGGACGGGGATCGACTCCTGCCGACGGTCGTCGCCTCGGCGATGGCGGCCGAACGGGGGGCTGCCGCCTTGCGGGTTCACGACGTCGCCGAGAACCTGGCGGCGGTCAAGACGGCCGGCGCGACCGACCGGACGGAGTAG